One stretch of Thermoproteota archaeon DNA includes these proteins:
- a CDS encoding pyridoxamine 5'-phosphate oxidase family protein yields MSKQDEFLKSQKILRLVTISEKGIPHVVPVWYIYSEKKFYIGTNTRTKKAKNLLRNKKVSFCIDTGIKSPDIYGIMGNANAKLIQEENTVNKIAKKILLRYFKSLENKSAKELLDDTDCIIEINPRKIVTWSY; encoded by the coding sequence ATGTCCAAGCAAGATGAATTTTTAAAATCACAGAAAATTCTAAGACTAGTTACAATCTCAGAAAAGGGAATTCCCCATGTAGTTCCTGTATGGTATATTTATTCTGAAAAAAAATTTTACATCGGAACAAACACTAGAACAAAAAAAGCAAAAAATCTTCTGAGAAACAAAAAAGTTAGTTTTTGCATAGATACTGGCATAAAGTCTCCTGACATCTATGGCATTATGGGAAATGCAAATGCAAAATTAATTCAAGAAGAAAATACTGTAAATAAAATTGCAAAAAAAATCCTATTAAGATATTTCAAGTCATTAGAGAATAAATCTGCAAAAGAATTGCTAGATGATACTGATTGTATTATTGAGATAAATCCAAGAAAAATAGTCACATGGAGTTATTGA
- a CDS encoding aminotransferase class I/II-fold pyridoxal phosphate-dependent enzyme produces MKVSKKVSGVEYAIRDIVTAARKLELQGRQVDYLNIGDPVQFGFQPPDNVKEALIKAIRDGENYYSASEGIPELREEITKKEKVKGLNVSAENILVTNGVSEGLDMVISSIVEEGDEVLLPGPYYPPYASYVRLHGGIPVEFAVDMQNSKPNIDDIRSKITKKTVAICLISPNNPTGLVFNQKSLKELVDVANENNLYIICDEIYDQIVFDEQFTGIGKVAGDSPVILLNGFSKVHLMSGWRIGYIAFNNSPQLASIQENLPKLARVRISTSLPVQYAALESLRGPQGYISEFVNELKKRRDLVIKRLNSIPGLSCPNPKGAFYAFPKIENNPFSTDEEFVLQLLESKGVLTVHGSGFGKQYGSGHFRLVYLPNLETLDSALNKIEEFMSQ; encoded by the coding sequence TTGAAAGTTTCAAAAAAAGTTTCAGGTGTTGAATATGCAATTAGAGATATTGTTACAGCTGCAAGAAAATTAGAATTACAAGGAAGACAAGTAGATTATCTTAACATTGGTGATCCAGTGCAGTTTGGATTTCAACCACCTGATAATGTCAAAGAAGCTTTAATCAAAGCTATTCGAGATGGCGAAAATTACTATTCTGCATCAGAAGGAATTCCTGAATTACGAGAGGAAATCACAAAGAAGGAAAAAGTAAAAGGATTGAATGTTAGTGCAGAAAATATTCTTGTAACAAATGGCGTATCAGAAGGACTTGATATGGTAATATCATCAATCGTTGAAGAAGGTGATGAAGTTTTACTTCCAGGTCCATACTATCCACCTTATGCCTCTTACGTTAGATTGCATGGCGGTATTCCAGTAGAATTTGCAGTTGATATGCAAAATTCAAAACCAAACATTGATGATATTAGATCTAAAATTACAAAAAAAACAGTTGCAATTTGTCTTATCAGTCCAAATAACCCTACTGGTCTCGTGTTTAATCAAAAGTCATTAAAAGAATTAGTTGATGTAGCAAATGAAAATAATCTTTACATTATTTGTGATGAGATATATGATCAAATAGTATTTGATGAACAATTCACTGGTATTGGCAAAGTCGCAGGAGACTCGCCTGTTATATTACTAAATGGATTCTCCAAAGTCCATCTAATGTCTGGATGGCGAATTGGATATATTGCATTTAACAACTCACCACAGTTAGCATCCATTCAAGAAAACTTGCCGAAATTAGCTCGTGTTAGAATTTCTACCAGTCTTCCAGTACAGTATGCTGCACTGGAATCATTACGTGGACCACAAGGATACATTTCTGAATTTGTAAATGAACTAAAAAAGAGAAGAGACTTGGTAATAAAGAGACTAAACTCAATTCCGGGACTCTCTTGCCCTAATCCAAAGGGGGCATTTTACGCATTTCCTAAAATTGAAAACAATCCCTTTTCCACTGATGAAGAATTTGTCTTGCAACTACTTGAATCAAAAGGTGTGCTTACCGTTCATGGTTCAGGATTTGGAAAACAGTATGGTAGCGGTCATTTTAGATTAGTATATTTGCCAAATCTTGAAACTCTGGATTCTGCATTAAATAAAATTGAAGAGTTTATGTCTCAATAA
- a CDS encoding SDR family NAD(P)-dependent oxidoreductase produces MSKAIVFGGSRGIGKAIANSLNELGFDVIATSKKHVDTSDISSIKNFITSNNETDILVLNTGGPPAKEFYSITQEEWEKFHRQLFLGFCIILQDIKVNNGGYIFLISSNVIKEPNSKLIMSSAYRTAFTSVFKILSKEFAARGISCINIAPGPINTDRTRELIDDVEKYSESLPMKRLGDPKEIGNFVKSIVEKKIKYLSGTTINFDGANSNYIF; encoded by the coding sequence ATGTCTAAAGCAATTGTTTTTGGTGGTTCAAGAGGAATTGGAAAAGCGATTGCTAATTCGCTAAATGAATTAGGTTTTGATGTGATTGCAACATCAAAAAAACATGTTGATACATCTGATATTTCGAGTATCAAAAATTTTATTACATCAAATAATGAAACGGATATTCTTGTTTTGAATACAGGAGGCCCTCCAGCAAAAGAATTCTACTCAATTACTCAAGAAGAATGGGAAAAATTTCACAGGCAGTTATTTCTAGGATTCTGTATAATACTACAAGATATTAAAGTGAATAATGGAGGATACATTTTTCTAATTAGTTCCAATGTGATCAAAGAGCCTAATTCAAAATTAATTATGTCGAGTGCTTATAGAACAGCATTTACTAGTGTATTTAAAATTCTAAGTAAAGAATTTGCTGCAAGAGGCATCAGTTGCATCAATATTGCCCCAGGTCCAATCAATACTGACAGAACTAGAGAGTTAATTGATGATGTAGAAAAATATTCAGAGTCACTACCAATGAAAAGACTTGGAGATCCAAAAGAGATAGGAAATTTTGTAAAATCTATTGTTGAAAAGAAAATAAAATATCTGTCAGGAACTACGATTAACTTTGATGGAGCAAATTCAAACTATATTTTCTAG
- a CDS encoding DUF59 domain-containing protein translates to MSTVTSEAVRNSLKQCMDPEVPLNIVDMGLIYGIDVVENNDVNIKMTMTTQGCPLHETLVQDVTRYAKKVPGVNNVKVDIVWDPPWSMDKMSDDAKAILKNMGAGLTTPAPINYETAMPQGVGKLVKQDDGSLVLANEHEQGFMVNQAIVDFWKSCNGQRKITELVELFAQQTGLQRNQVEKEVMQLVKQLNDGGLLVIPSGSDGPNVEFKKN, encoded by the coding sequence ATGAGTACTGTAACATCTGAAGCTGTTAGAAATTCTTTAAAACAATGTATGGATCCTGAAGTTCCATTAAACATTGTTGATATGGGTTTAATCTATGGAATCGATGTTGTCGAAAATAATGATGTTAATATCAAAATGACTATGACTACACAAGGATGTCCTCTACATGAAACTTTGGTCCAAGATGTTACTAGATATGCAAAAAAAGTCCCAGGCGTAAATAATGTCAAAGTTGACATTGTTTGGGACCCGCCATGGTCCATGGATAAAATGTCTGATGATGCAAAAGCTATTCTAAAGAACATGGGTGCTGGATTAACCACCCCTGCTCCAATAAACTATGAAACTGCAATGCCACAAGGTGTAGGAAAACTAGTAAAACAGGATGATGGTTCACTCGTTCTTGCAAATGAACATGAACAAGGATTCATGGTTAATCAGGCAATTGTTGACTTTTGGAAATCTTGTAACGGACAACGCAAAATTACTGAACTAGTTGAGCTATTTGCACAACAGACCGGTTTACAACGAAACCAAGTAGAAAAAGAAGTAATGCAACTGGTAAAACAACTTAATGATGGGGGTCTATTGGTGATTCCAAGTGGATCAGATGGGCCAAATGTAGAATTTAAGAAAAACTAG
- the mtnA gene encoding S-methyl-5-thioribose-1-phosphate isomerase has product MENQKKSDSQLKTVEWKNNKVIMIDQTKLPTALVFVEYDNFHQVADAIKTLVVRGAPAIGVSGAFGLGLAALQSKASTKEEILKDLEEARSILQATRPTAINLKWGLDKIMEIARQGNNVSEIKHQIIESAKKIADDDITTNMIMGKFGSEMFDDKDTIMTHCNAGALATVAYGTALGVIRATKDSGKNIKVIATETRPVQQGSRLTAFELKHDGIDVSLIPDTAVGYAMANKLVNKVVVGADRILRTGHVYNKIGTFQVATLAKQHNIPFYVAAPLSTFDLENSPENVIIEQRNPEEVTGIGDKKTAPDGIKVINPAFDMTPPELITGIITEKGVAKPPYEESIKKLFEAN; this is encoded by the coding sequence ATGGAAAATCAAAAAAAAAGTGATTCCCAATTAAAAACGGTTGAGTGGAAAAACAATAAAGTAATAATGATTGATCAGACTAAATTACCTACAGCATTAGTTTTTGTCGAATATGATAACTTTCATCAAGTTGCAGATGCAATTAAAACATTAGTGGTAAGAGGAGCTCCTGCTATTGGTGTCTCAGGTGCTTTTGGTTTAGGATTAGCAGCATTACAAAGCAAAGCTTCTACAAAAGAAGAGATTCTAAAAGATCTAGAAGAAGCCCGCTCGATTTTACAAGCAACAAGACCCACTGCGATAAATCTCAAGTGGGGATTAGATAAAATTATGGAAATTGCACGACAAGGAAATAATGTAAGTGAAATCAAACATCAAATCATTGAATCTGCAAAAAAAATTGCTGATGATGACATTACTACCAATATGATTATGGGAAAATTTGGTTCAGAAATGTTTGATGATAAAGACACAATAATGACACATTGTAATGCTGGTGCACTAGCTACTGTTGCATATGGTACCGCATTAGGTGTTATTCGGGCCACAAAAGATAGTGGAAAAAATATCAAAGTAATTGCAACAGAAACGAGACCTGTTCAACAAGGATCTCGTCTTACCGCTTTTGAATTAAAACATGATGGTATTGATGTAAGTCTTATTCCAGATACTGCAGTTGGATATGCAATGGCGAACAAACTTGTAAACAAAGTTGTGGTGGGAGCTGATAGAATTTTACGTACTGGACATGTTTATAACAAAATTGGTACATTTCAGGTCGCAACCCTCGCAAAGCAACATAATATTCCATTTTATGTGGCAGCTCCATTATCTACATTTGATCTTGAGAATTCTCCTGAGAATGTTATAATTGAACAAAGAAATCCTGAAGAAGTTACTGGAATTGGAGATAAGAAAACTGCTCCAGATGGCATTAAAGTTATTAATCCTGCATTTGATATGACTCCTCCTGAGCTAATTACTGGCATTATTACTGAAAAAGGAGTAGCAAAGCCCCCCTATGAAGAATCTATCAAAAAGTTATTTGAAGCTAATTAA